The DNA sequence AAATGTGCTTGTTCCCTGGCTTCGTTTAATTGCTTAAAATTACGAAGTCCTCAAGGAATAAGATAGTTCAAGCTGTTCCTAAGTTGTTCAGAATAAAGGAGCTACTTTAAAAAGTGCAAAATTTATTTGCAGGCATCCTTAAACGTTTGCTGATTGATCCTGAAGGCAGGACACTCGCTTGAAGAGCATCAAATGTAGTAAATAAAACGACAGCATGGGAAAGCAAAAAAATCTTCAAAGAAAAGTTCTTCAAATATTCCAAAAGGACGCATTTAGTGGTTTATCTTTTAAAAAATAGCACATATTTTATTTAACCTCCGCTATTGGTGGTGGCAAATGGTTATTATATAAATATTTAGTGAGTGCGTTTGCAAATAGGAAACATTTCAAATCTACTTCCTGAAATTAAGGCTAACCCATTTCTTGAGGTGATTTTAACCGATCACTATTTTTTACAATTGTGGTTTAATAAAAACGCACAATGTTTAAAAAGTGCAATTTACTTCTGCCCATATTTTTTTAAGGCTTGACTTTTACATAAATAAAAAAGTAGCAAGGAAAAAAGTTCCTTACTACGCGAATTGGGGTATGAAAAGAAAGCTAAATGCTTGATGGATTTACTTACTGAATGGAGAGGTGCTTCTGAAAGGCTTTTTTACCTTGTATAATTTGAAGCTGATACTCCCCTGCCTCAAGGGGGGCTGTGTCAATGGTGGTTTGGTAGGCGCCATCCACCGCCGAGATGCTTCGCTGAAGTATGGCTTGCTGTTGGCCGTTGAGTAGTTTCATTTCAAGGTTTTTGGCCTTGGCCTCAAAGCCGATAGAAATCTGGTTGTCCTGAACCATCAATTCTATATTTTGCAATTTCAGCGGATCAAAACCACTTTGTTTTTGCTCTTCGGGTGTCAGGTTATGCAGTCGGGTAGTTTTTTTGGCAGCAGGAAAATGTGCCTGCATATACTGCTGTATATCTCCTGAAGAAACGTGGGCTTGCTGAAGTTGTGCCATGGCCTGCTGTTTCAGCTGTTGTATTTGTTGTGGCGAAAATCCCTGAGGGGCCCCTGTGCCGTTGTTGTCGAAAAATTGCTGAAAGGAACTGTCGTTGAAGAACGACCCCATATTGGCCATACCATGCTGAAAGAGGCTGTCGAAATTATCGGGGATCATATTTTGCTGAAATCCGAAGCCCGAAAATGGATCTGCGCCTGTGGAGTCAGTGGAAGAAAAAGACGAGGAAGACGAAAAGGAGAACGCCCCATTCATGCCCGCTTCTTGCATTTGCTTTTGCACATTGGCCTGATCGGCCTCCATGGCCTGGCGGCTGTCGTAAGTTTTGGTGATGGTTTTCTGATGGCCGTTGGCATCGGTGGTCATCATTTTTATGGTATATTTTTCTTTGGTATTTGATTGTGCCCGCAAAGTGGACGAACAACAAAATATACCACAAATGAGGATAAATGTCAGTAGGTGTTTCATGGCTTAAAAAGGATTGTCGTTGCAATGAAATTTACAATGCTAAGGTATTGTCTTTGAGTGGTTTATTTTGTTAATAGGCTGTTAAAACAAGTTAAAAGATGTTAAATACAGGCGCAGGAGTACGATTTAAGAAGCAGGACACTTAAATTGGGTTGGTCTTTTCGGCTATACATCTATGAACAAGAGAAATCTAAATATCGTCATCGGCATCATGTGCCTCTCTACACTCTGCCTGCTGGGTTTTCAGCTGTATTGGGTAGGGAATGCCATGAAAGTGAATGAAGAGCGTTTTAATCAGGATGTTCATATGGCACTGAATGCCGTAGCGCTGAACCTTGAAAAACAGGAGGTGATCCATCGGGTGCATCAACAGCAAAAAGCACTGACCGATTCTGACTTGCTGTTTTGGGTCGATCAGATGCAATCTCACGGCTACCCGACCTCCATACTGGACCAGAATGGGAAGTTGCGTAACAGCCAGCAGTTGCAGCAGCAGATTCAGCGCATGCAAGGGCAGATGACCAACATGATGACGGCCCTGGGCTTACCTGTACAGGGGCTGAATTTTAAAGACCTGATGAATGCTGGTGAAGGACAATGGTCGATCAGTTTGCAGCAGGGCGATTCTATTTATACTTATGGCAACTCCTTTTTTTCCAAGGGAAAACCAAACCGCAAGTTGAATAAAAAGGGCTTTGGCCAATGGAAAAAACAACAGCGATCTCCCGCTGCAATGAAACAGGAGCAGGAAAAGCGGATGAATGAGCGCAATAAAATGGTGCAGGCCATTGTTGATCAGATGTTTGCCCAACCCCGAACCGTTGCTCAGAAACTTAAAAAGCATACCCTCGACTCCCTACTCCATGCCGAACTTGGACGTCGAGGCATGCACCTCGATTATGAGTATGGTGTAACGCAAAACGATCACTGGCTGATGAGTAGCCATGCGAGCATTAAAGCGGCGGAACTTGTGAGTTCTGACTTCTACACCACGCTTTACCCCAATGATTTCTTCAATTCCAACACCAAACTATTGGTGAATTTCCCTAATAAAGACCGCTTCCTGCTGGGGAAAGTCGGCCTTGCTTTGGGCTCCTCATTGTTGTTGGTGCTGGTGATGATTCTTTGTTTTGGTTACGCCATTCATACGATTCTGCATCAGAAGAAAATTTCTGAAATGAAGAATGACTTTGTCAATAACATGACCCACGAGTTCAAAACCCCTATTGCGACGGTCTCGCTGGCCTGCGAAGCACTCGCCGATCCAGATATGAGGCAGTCGGGGTCCATTGTGGATCGCTACCTCGGGATTATCAGGAATGAAAACAAACGCCTTGGACAGCAGGTGGAAAAGGTGTTGCAGGTTGCCCGCATGGATCGTAAAAAGATGAAAGTGAAGTGGGAAACGGTGGATGTGATCAAGGTGGCCAAACAGACAGTGCAAAACATTGCTCTTCAGGTGGAAAAGCGTGGAGGGTCTATTCAAATCGAGCAAACCGCCAAACGAACAGTACTCCGATCGGACCGTGTTCACTTGACCAATATTATTGAAAACCTGTTGGATAATGCCAACAAATACTCGCAGGGAGAACCGCATATTCGCCTGCAAATTGAAGAAACAAAAAATGCATTGATGCTTTCTGTAATTGATCAGGGCTGTGGAATGAGCAAAGAACATATCCGAAATATTTTTGATAAATTCTACCGTATTTCCACAGGAAACCTTCACGATGTAAAGGGTTTTGGCCTTGGGCTCTCCTATGTAAAGTCGGCCGTGGAGGCCATTGGCGGAGAAGTGGAAGTCAGCAGTCAATTGGGAAAAGGATCAACATTTACGCTATTTTTACCTTATGGAACAGAAAACAAAGATTCTATTGGTTGAGGATGACCCCAGCCTTGGACAGATCTTGCAGGAATATTTAACCATCAAAGGGTATGAAACTACCTGGTGTGAGGATGGCGCCGAAGCATGGGCCACTTTTCAGAAGGAGCAATTTCATTTGTGCCTGCTGGATGTGATGTTGCCCAAAAAAGATGGTTTTACCCTCTCGAAAGACATCAAAAATTCCAGTAAAGATGTCCCCTTTATTTTCCTGACCGCCAAGTCCATGAAAGAGGATACGCTGGAAGGGCTGAGCCTCGGGGCTGATGATTACATGACCAAGCCGTTCTCTATGGAGGAACTTTTGCTTCGGATCAAAGCAATACTGCGCAGGACTTATGCCGATGCACCGCAGCAGGAAACGGCCAAAGTTTTTGAGTTTGGCGACTGTGTGCTTGATGTGCACCTGCAGGAGTTGGCCGTGAAAGGTCATAAAATTCACCTGACCGCCAAAGAGGTTGGACTTTTAAGACTTTTAGTGATGAAGAAAAACCAGACGATGGAGCGCTCCGATGCCCTGAAAGAGATCTGGCAGGATGATTCTTACTTTAATGCCCGAAGCATGGATGTTTACATTGCCAAACTGCGAAAGTACCTCAAGCCTGACCCTTCAGTTTTGATCCAGACCATTCATGGGCAGGGATTCCGCCTGGCGGAAATTGACCAAGCGGCATCCTGAGGAAAGGCAGTGTTTTTTTCCGTTGTTTTTGCTATATTAAGGGGATAATACCCTACCAAGGCAATTTTTTACTAATAACCACATCAGAATGATCGAAATAATCCCTTCTTTAGCAGTGTTGCAGAACAAGGTTGTTCGCCTCCAGCAAGGTAAGTTTGACTCCGCCAAAGAGTATGACAAGTCGCCAACCGACTTGGCGAAGCGATTTGAGGATATTGGCGCCAAGCAAATTCATATTGTTGACCTTGATGGTGTCAAGCGAAAAGAGCCTGTGAACTTGGATATGTTAGACACAATCAGTTCGCATTGTTCACTGAGTGTGAATTTTGCAGGAGGGGTTTATACTGATGGGGCGATCAATAAAGTATTTGAGTACGGCGCCAAAAGTGTTACCGCAGGGGGGCTTTCAGTGCTCAACCCTCGGTTGTTTGTAGGTTGGATGATGACCTACGGACGTGAAAGAATCGCTTTGTCGGCAGATTCGCTCGGAGGGATGATCATGACGGACGGCTGGCTGAAAAACACACAGATTGCCACCGAGGATCATATTGCCTATTTCGCCTCGAGGGGTTTGAAATATTTTAAGGTGACCGACATTTCTCGGGATGGTACTTTAGAGGGGCCTGATACTGAGTTCTTTAAATCGTTGGTGGAGAAGTTTCCTGATATTAATATCATGGCCAGCGGGGGAATCAAGTGTATTGATGATATCAAAAAGCTTGAAGATGTAGGCGTAAAGGGTGTTGTGATCGGTAAAGCCGTTTATGAAGACCATATAAAAATAGAAGACTTAGGTGTATTTGCTTAGGGTAGTTTATAATACGCACTATAATTTACGAGTAGATCATCAGCTTTAAAATATGCGCTGAATGAGGCGTGCTTAAAAAATAACCTGAGGGTGGAAAGAGATCGTTCTTTGCCACCCTTTTTTATGCACCATTTCTATTCGTCAGTAGTATTCCCAGAGGGGTATAAACAGTATGCTCGTTTCATTGAATTTTCTACTGAAAAGTCATCAGGTACTTTTTGGTGGATGATAGCCTTTTTAGCTACATGAAATATGCAGAAATATACTGGACGATATAGCTCATGAAGCCCTTAACCGATCAGTTTTGGTCATGTTCAATATCATGCGTTATTCTGAGGTGTGGAAGGTAAAGCAGCGGTCATTTTTCAGGAATCTCTCCTGTTTGCTGTTTATCAGGCTGTTAGCTGTTTTTGCTACGGAAACGGCCAATTAATCAGAAAAAAAGTTAATTGTTTAGGATAAAATAGAGGGCAATGAAACCGTTTTGGCACGCTTTTAGCAATATTATAAACAGCGGTAAAATAGAACTGCCACCTCTTAGAGGTGGCAGTTACAGTCCAAAAAATCCTTGCGATACGATAAGATAAAAAAGTCCTAATAGTCTTAGCTGAAAAAATAAACCGCTTTACAAATTTCTTGTCCATTCCACAATTTGTAATTAAGGTTCACAGCCTTCAATAAAAAAACAACAAAAAAGTAGAGATTAAAAAGTCGCTTGTCTAAGTCAAAAAAATGGGTTCAGGAATTAAATTCCTGTTCCTTTCTCCAAAAATCTATAATACAAATATCGTTAAAATTTTTTAAAATAACATGACTTTTGTCATTAGTTTAACGAATCTTAATTTTGGTAGTGATATTCAAGGTCAAATTGCAAAATTTTGAATTTTGGCTAAAATCAATGCTAATTTGACATAGCCCGATTTTTCCTTCTGCAGATTGTTTTTTCACAATTGAATTTTTCTCCTTAAATTAAAGCTATACAAGCACTTTATAGCCTATTCGTTGTATTATTTCAATAATGAAATACAGTTGCAAACGTTGGCGGTGAAAAGTAAAAGTTGTAATTTAGTAAGATCGCTCCTCATAAATTAAAACATTTTTCTGCGCATGAAAATTCAAAAAATTTTTGAAAAAAAATCAAAAACCTTCTCTTTCGAGTTCTTCCCTCCTAAAAGTACTCGGGCAAATATAGAATTTGGCATCAACCTGGGGCAACTTTTACGTTTGAGTCCTGATTTCGTTTCGGTTACTTATGGTGCTGGAGGAAGTCATCAGGAGGCCACTTTTGATTTGGTGGATTATATCCAGAATAAGCACGAGCTCACGACAATGGTACACTATACGTGCGTCGGTGCTGATGAGCAGAAAATAAAAACCGATCTTGATTACCTTCAAGGGATTGGAATTGAGAATTTTATGTTGCTCCGTGGCGATCCACCTAAAGGAGAGTCGAGTTTCAAAATTCAGGAAAGCGGTTTTAATAATGCCAGTGATCTGGTTGCTTATGCCAAGACCATCACAGATGCAACGCTTGGTGTGGCGGGCTACCCTGAAAAGCACCCTGAAGCTGTGGACATGAATTCAGACATCAGTTATCTGAAAAATAAAATGGAGCAAGGCGGGGACTTCATTGTTACCCAGATGTTCTTTGATAACGACGCTTACTTTTCTTTTGTAGAAAGGTGCCGTAAAGCGGGGATCAAGGCAAGGATTATTCCTGGGATTATGCCTATCACGAATTTCAAGCAGATCAAGCGCTTTTCATCGATGGTGAATGCCCATATTCCTGATGAGATCATCAATGCGATGGAACCGCTACAGGATTCGCCAGACAAGATGTATAAAGTCGGGGTTTATCTTGCCTTAAAGCAGTGTATGGAGCTTCTCGAACGTGGGGCGCCTGGCTTGCATTTTTATACCCTCAACAAATCGCGTGCGACAGTCGATATTTTTGAGGCTTTGCCTGAGTGGCTGAAACGCTCTTGATTTGGTTCAGGGATGAAGTAATGCACCCAATAGCAATGACATAAAAGACAAGGAGTTACAGGTATAACAAAAAAAGTAGCCCAAAATAAGATTTTCAGTATTGATAAAGACTGCCCGAAATTAGGACGGTCTTTTTTTATGTTCAAAATTTTATATGGTGAAGGGGTGTTTGTGCAAAATATTGGGTTTGAATTTTCATTGCTTCTATGGTGTTTCAAAATCAAATTTCGTTTTAAAGCGCATGTTTTATCTGAAAAATGACTGATCTTTGCATTTCACCGAACCATTTATCGAAATGGTTCAACACCTTTGATCAGGATTTATGATAGCATACAAATTGTTTTTAACCACCGTGTTTTTGGGTTTTTTCTCGATGATGAACCCCTTTGCATTGATCCCTGTTTATGCAAGCTTGGTGGAGCGATTCGACGGACATACCCGACGTAAAATCGCCAATAAAGCCTGCATTGTCAGCTTCTTTTTGCTGGCACTTTTCGTGCTGCTCGGAAATGTGATTTTTCAGATGTTCGGGATTACCCTGAATGCTTTTCGTTTAGTGGGCGGCGCCATCATGATTTCCGCTGGCGTAGAGTTGCTTCGGGGGAAAATGAGTAAGGAAAATCGCCCTAAAGGGGATGTGGAGCGCGAGGACATGTCGTCAGAGGATATTGCCATTTCGCCTCTTGCGGTCCCGATTTTGGCGGGGCCAGGTACGCTGGCAGTCGGTATGAACTTCTCAGGAATGTATCCTGGCTGGTGGTATTCTTTTGCCATTGTGGGCATTGGCGCAGTTACACTGAGTATCGTTTACTTTTCTTTTATTTACTGTGAACTGATCACTAAATTTCTCGGTCGCGACCTGATGGACGTTATCGCAAGAATCATCGGTTTAATTATTGCCGTTATGGGAGTGCAAATGATCCTGTTCGGAATTCAGTCTGTATTGGAAGGCTGGGGGCTGATTCACGGGCTGTCAGTATAAAAATATTCAATAACATGAAAAATATCATCTTTTGAGGTGATGGAGGGTTTTTTTAAAATATTTTTAATTTGACTTCAGTATAGCAAGATTATTTATAATTTATGCGATCAGAAAGGGCTTTTGCCCTTTTTTTTTAGGGCAAAAAATAGACTGCATCAAGGTGTAAATCAACTGCCTAAGAGGATATTTATAAAAAATTATTTATTTTTGATAAAATACCTCAAAGGACGTAAATGAACCATATTTTTTAGACTGAAGTCCGTTTGAGATTAAAATTAAATTATACCATTCAACATTAATCTGATAGACATGAGCAATTCGAAACAATTCAGCTTCATTGGAAAAGCATTTTACCCACTAATGATGATCTTCGCAGTTATCATTTTGGCTCTTTCGATCGGTGTTTATCATCACGTACAAGATGATACCACTACTGCAAGTATTGAGACTACAGAAACAACAACGGCACAAGCGGTTG is a window from the Persicobacter psychrovividus genome containing:
- a CDS encoding DUF3244 domain-containing protein, encoding MKHLLTFILICGIFCCSSTLRAQSNTKEKYTIKMMTTDANGHQKTITKTYDSRQAMEADQANVQKQMQEAGMNGAFSFSSSSSFSSTDSTGADPFSGFGFQQNMIPDNFDSLFQHGMANMGSFFNDSSFQQFFDNNGTGAPQGFSPQQIQQLKQQAMAQLQQAHVSSGDIQQYMQAHFPAAKKTTRLHNLTPEEQKQSGFDPLKLQNIELMVQDNQISIGFEAKAKNLEMKLLNGQQQAILQRSISAVDGAYQTTIDTAPLEAGEYQLQIIQGKKAFQKHLSIQ
- a CDS encoding HAMP domain-containing sensor histidine kinase → MNKRNLNIVIGIMCLSTLCLLGFQLYWVGNAMKVNEERFNQDVHMALNAVALNLEKQEVIHRVHQQQKALTDSDLLFWVDQMQSHGYPTSILDQNGKLRNSQQLQQQIQRMQGQMTNMMTALGLPVQGLNFKDLMNAGEGQWSISLQQGDSIYTYGNSFFSKGKPNRKLNKKGFGQWKKQQRSPAAMKQEQEKRMNERNKMVQAIVDQMFAQPRTVAQKLKKHTLDSLLHAELGRRGMHLDYEYGVTQNDHWLMSSHASIKAAELVSSDFYTTLYPNDFFNSNTKLLVNFPNKDRFLLGKVGLALGSSLLLVLVMILCFGYAIHTILHQKKISEMKNDFVNNMTHEFKTPIATVSLACEALADPDMRQSGSIVDRYLGIIRNENKRLGQQVEKVLQVARMDRKKMKVKWETVDVIKVAKQTVQNIALQVEKRGGSIQIEQTAKRTVLRSDRVHLTNIIENLLDNANKYSQGEPHIRLQIEETKNALMLSVIDQGCGMSKEHIRNIFDKFYRISTGNLHDVKGFGLGLSYVKSAVEAIGGEVEVSSQLGKGSTFTLFLPYGTENKDSIG
- a CDS encoding response regulator transcription factor produces the protein MEQKTKILLVEDDPSLGQILQEYLTIKGYETTWCEDGAEAWATFQKEQFHLCLLDVMLPKKDGFTLSKDIKNSSKDVPFIFLTAKSMKEDTLEGLSLGADDYMTKPFSMEELLLRIKAILRRTYADAPQQETAKVFEFGDCVLDVHLQELAVKGHKIHLTAKEVGLLRLLVMKKNQTMERSDALKEIWQDDSYFNARSMDVYIAKLRKYLKPDPSVLIQTIHGQGFRLAEIDQAAS
- a CDS encoding 1-(5-phosphoribosyl)-5-[(5-phosphoribosylamino)methylideneamino] imidazole-4-carboxamide isomerase; translated protein: MIEIIPSLAVLQNKVVRLQQGKFDSAKEYDKSPTDLAKRFEDIGAKQIHIVDLDGVKRKEPVNLDMLDTISSHCSLSVNFAGGVYTDGAINKVFEYGAKSVTAGGLSVLNPRLFVGWMMTYGRERIALSADSLGGMIMTDGWLKNTQIATEDHIAYFASRGLKYFKVTDISRDGTLEGPDTEFFKSLVEKFPDINIMASGGIKCIDDIKKLEDVGVKGVVIGKAVYEDHIKIEDLGVFA
- the metF gene encoding methylenetetrahydrofolate reductase [NAD(P)H]; the encoded protein is MKIQKIFEKKSKTFSFEFFPPKSTRANIEFGINLGQLLRLSPDFVSVTYGAGGSHQEATFDLVDYIQNKHELTTMVHYTCVGADEQKIKTDLDYLQGIGIENFMLLRGDPPKGESSFKIQESGFNNASDLVAYAKTITDATLGVAGYPEKHPEAVDMNSDISYLKNKMEQGGDFIVTQMFFDNDAYFSFVERCRKAGIKARIIPGIMPITNFKQIKRFSSMVNAHIPDEIINAMEPLQDSPDKMYKVGVYLALKQCMELLERGAPGLHFYTLNKSRATVDIFEALPEWLKRS
- a CDS encoding MarC family protein, translated to MIAYKLFLTTVFLGFFSMMNPFALIPVYASLVERFDGHTRRKIANKACIVSFFLLALFVLLGNVIFQMFGITLNAFRLVGGAIMISAGVELLRGKMSKENRPKGDVEREDMSSEDIAISPLAVPILAGPGTLAVGMNFSGMYPGWWYSFAIVGIGAVTLSIVYFSFIYCELITKFLGRDLMDVIARIIGLIIAVMGVQMILFGIQSVLEGWGLIHGLSV